A stretch of the Lolium perenne isolate Kyuss_39 chromosome 3, Kyuss_2.0, whole genome shotgun sequence genome encodes the following:
- the LOC127339414 gene encoding uncharacterized protein, translating into MSTPSSNPFADSSNPDPGQLRAVAITDHVPVKLSTTAANYLAWKTYFYLLFREYNLRDHVDGTADLLACDADWLAIDATTIRWLFLTVSPDIFKTVVREGDDARTVWRKINGLFTNNKLQRVVFLQQEFFGTPQGDQTLDGYCLRLKAISDELQDLGFRIGDELLLSTLTAGLNEDLGNAASNLTLMTNPTFERAVD; encoded by the coding sequence ATGTCAACCCCTAGCTCCAACCCCTTCGCCGACTCCTCCAACCCCGACCCCGGCCAGCTCCGTGCCGTCGCCATCACCGACCATGTCCCCGTCAAGctgtccaccaccgccgccaactACCTCGCCTGGAAGACGTACTTCTACCTCCTCTTCCGCGAGTACAACCTGCGCGATCACGTCGACGGCACCGCCGACCTCCTCGCCTGCGACGCCGACTGGTTggccatcgacgccaccaccaTCCGCTGGCTCTTCCTCACCGTCTCGCCGGACATCTTCAAGACCGTCGTTAGGGAAGGCGATGATGCCCGCACGGTGTGGCGAAAGATCAACGGCCTcttcaccaataacaagctccaaCGTGTTGTCTTTTTGCAGCAGGAATTCTTCGGCACACCCCAGGGCGATCAAACCTTGGACGGCTACTGCCTGCGCCTCAAGGCCATCTCCGACGAGCTCCAGGACCTTGGGTTCCGGATTGGCGACGAGCTCCTCCTCTCCACCCTCACCGCCGGCCTCAACGAGGACCTCGGCAacgccgcctccaacctcacCCTCATGACCAACCCTACGTTCGAGCGGGCGGTCGACTAA
- the LOC127341712 gene encoding gibberellin 3-beta-dioxygenase 2-1 — translation MPTPSHLSSKDPRYFDFRAARRVPETHAWPGLHDHPVVDGGHSAGEDAVPVVDMRDPGAAEAVARAAEQWGAFLLQGHGVPHELLARVEARIAGMFALPATEKMRAVRRPGDSCGYGSPPISSFFAKSMWSEGYTFSPANLRSDLRRLWPKQGHDYRLFCEVMEEFHGEMRALSDRLMELFLAALGLTGEQAAAVEAEHRIAETMTATMHLNWYPKCPDPKRALGLIAHTDSGFFTFVLQSLVPGLQLFRHGPDRWVTVPAEARDAFVVNVGDLFQILTNGRFHSVYHRAVVNRDSDRISLGYFLGPPADTKVAPLREAGGKPAYRAVTWPEYMAVRKKAFTTGASALKMVSASTDDDDLSDLISS, via the exons ATGCCGACGCCGTCGCACCTGAGCAGCAAGGACCCGCGCTACTTCGACTTCCGTGCAGCGCGGCGTGTGCCCGAGACGCACGCGTGGCCAGGGCTGCACGACCACCCGGTGGTGGACGGCGGGCACAGTGCCGGGGAGGACGCCGTGCCGGTAGTGGACATGCGCGACCCAGgcgcggcggaggcggtggcgcgggCGGCGGAGCAGTGGGGCGCGTTCCTGCTGCAGGGTCACGGCGTGCCCCACGAGCTGCTGGCCCGCGTGGAGGCCAGGATCGCGGGCATGTTCGCGCTGCCGGCGACGGAGAAGATGCGCGCGGTGCGGCGGCCCGGCGACTCGTGCGGCTACGGGTCGCCGCCCATCTCCTCCTTCTTCGCCAAGTCGATGTGGTCGGAGGGGTACACCTTCTCCCCGGCCAACCTCCGGTCCGACCTCCGCAGGCTCTGGCCCAAGCAAGGCCACGACTACCGTCTCTTCTG TGAGGTGATGGAGGAGTTCCACGGCGAGATGCGCGCGCTCTCCGACAGGCTGATGGAACTGTTCCTGGCGGCGCTGGGGCTCACCGGCGAGCAGGCCGCCGCCGTGGAGGCCGAGCACAGGATCGCCGAGACCATGACCGCCACCATGCACCTCAACTG GTACCCAAAGTGCCCGGACCCGAAGCGCGCGCTGGGCCTGATCGCGCACACCGACTCGGGCTTCTTCACCTTCGTGCTGCAGAGCCTGGTGCCCGGCCTGCAGCTCTTCCGCCACGGGCCGGACAGGTGGGTCACGGTGCCGGCGGAGGCGCGCGACGCCTTCGTCGTCAACGTCGGAGACCTCTTCCAAATCCTCACCAACGGCCGATTCCACAGCGTCTACCACCGCGCCGTCGTCAACCGCGACAGCGACCGGATTTCGCTCGGATACTTCCTCGGCCCGCCTGCCGACACCAAGGTAGCACCGCTCAGGGAGGCCGGCGGCAAGCCCGCCTACCGCGCCGTCACCTGGCCCGAGTACATGGCCGTGCGAAAGAAGGCCTTCACCACCGGCGCATCCGCGCTCAAGATGGTCTCCGCCTCcaccgacgacgacgacctcTCCGACCTTATCTCGTCGTAG